CACCGGGGCGTCGCCGAGCGGCCGCTCGGAGTCGGACCGGATGTCGATCCGCCAGCCGGTGAGCCGGGCCGCCAGCCGAGCGTTCTGACCCTCCCGGCCAATCGCCAGGGACAGCTGGTAGTCCGGCACGATGACCCGGGCGGCCCGATTCTCCAGATCGACGACGCGCACCTCGGAGACGTTCGCCGGGGACAGCGCGTGCCCGACGAACCGGGCCGGATCGGCATCCCAGTCGACGATGTCGATCTTCTCGCCGTGCAACTCGGCAACCACGGCCCGGACCCGGGCGCCGACTGGGCCGATGCAGGCCCCGCGGGCCCGGATGCCGGGCACCAGAGATCGCACGGCGATCTTGGTCCGGTGGCCGGCCTCGCGGGCGACCGCGACGATCTCGACCGAACCGTCGGCGATCTCGGGCACCTCGAGGGCGAACAGCTTGCGCACCAGATTGGGATGGGTCCGCGAGACGTTGATCGACGGCCCGCGCACGGTCTTGTGCACCTGCACGACGTAGACCCGCAGTCGGTCACCGTGCAGGTAGGTCTCCCCCGGCACCTGCTCGGAGACCGGCAGCACCGCCTCGACCTTGCCGAGGTCGACGAACACCGGGCGACGTTCACCGCGGACCTCCGGGCGAGGGTCGTGTTGCTGCACAACCCCGCTGACGATGTCGCCCTCCCGGCCGGCGTACTCACCGTAGGTGAGCTCCTGCTCGGCGTCGCGGAGCCGCTGGAGGATGACCTGCCGGGCCGTGGTCGCAGCGATCCGGGAGAAGCCCGGCGGGGTGTGGTCGAACTCGACCCCGAGCTCCTCGTCCGGACCAACCTCCCGCGCGAACACCGCGACCGCCCCGGTCTTGCGGTCGAGTTCGATCCGAGCGTGCTCGTAGGCGTCGTCCGCCCGCTGGTAGGCGGAGAGCAGGGCGACCTCGATCGCTTCGATGACCGTGTCGAAGGACACGTCCTTCTCCCGGGCCAGGCTCTTCAACGCCGCCATGTCGATGTTCACGGCGCGGGCTCCCCGGATGCGCGCTGGAACTCGACCTGAACCTGTGCGCGAGCTACCTCGTCGTAGCCGAGCCGCCGTGGCGATCCGGCCACGTCGATGACCATCCCCGCCTCATCGGCATCTACGACCCTGCCGACCAGATCCCCGCCGCCGGACAGCGCCACCCTGACCAGATGGCCGCGGGCTCGCCGCCAGTGCCGTGGGGCGACGAGCGGACGGTCGACCCCCGGCGAAGAGACCTCCAGGACGTAGCCGCCGGTACCCATGGCATCCGCGGCGTCTAGGGCCGCGGAGCTCGCCGCACTGACCCGGGCCACGTCGTCGAGGTCGACGCCGGCGTCGCCGTCGATCACTACCCGGACCAGCCGGCGGCGCCCGGCCGGGGTGACCCCGACATCTTCGAGGTCGTAGCCGTGCGCGGCCACCACCGGCTCGAGCAGTTCACGGAGCAGGTCGCGGGTCGAGGGCTTGGTCATCTCGCCGCCTCCCGTCCGGACCGACCGCGTTTATGGGTCAGCCTAGTCGCCGGGATGGCAGACTCCCGGCCGCGGAAAGGAGGCGCCTTGTCCCTGTCCCGGCGCGCGCTGCTCGCCGGCGCGATCGGTGTCGCCGCCGCCGGCTGCCACCGCGCCGTCCGACCGCCGCCCGCACCACCCCCGCCGATCCCGGATGCGCCCGCGCTGGCCGCCGCGGCGGACCGCGAGCGGGCGCTGATCGCTGGTTACGACGCCGTCCTCGCAACCCCGTTGGCGCCGGCGGCCCTGACCGCGTTGGCGGCTCTCCGGGCCCAGCACCTCGCGCACCAGGCGGCGATCGGCGTCGCCCAGTTACCCGCCCGACCTTCGTCTCTAACGACCCTCCCCGCCCTCACCGCACTGGAGCACGCCTCGGCCGTCGCGGCGCTGGCGAGTGTCGGCGCCGCCGTGGACCCGGCCCACGCCCAGCTGTTCGCCTCGATCGCCGGCAGCGAGGCGAGTCACGCCGTGGTGCTCGCCGCCCTGGCCGCGCCATGACCGCTCAGGTCGCCGCGCTCCAGGCGGCGCTCGTCGCTGAGGCGGCGGCCAGCTACGGCTACGGGGTCGTCGGGGCCCACCTGACCGGCAGTCTGGAACAGTTGGCGGCTTCCGCGCTCGCGACCCACACCGGTCGGGCCGACCGGTTGGCCGAGCTGCTCCGCCGCGACGGGGCCCGGCCCGGACCGGTCCCCCCGGCCTTCGCGCTGCCGTTCCCGGTCACCGGCCCGGCGTCCGCCCTCGAGCTCGCCGAGCAGCTCGAGGACGGCACGGCCGGGGTCTACTACGACCTGATCGGGAGCACCGCGAACCCGGGGCTGCGCGAATTCGCCGCCGAAGCCCTGGTCGATGCCGCCGGCCGGGCGGCCCGCTGGCGCGCCGCGACGGGCCCTTTCGACCCCGGCGTCACCACCTCGTTCCCGGGGCGCGAGGCCCCCTGAGAAGCCCAGGGGCTTGCTCAGAACAGGACCGACATGAAACGGCCGACCTCGGCGAAGCCGACCCGATCGTAGGCCCGACGGGCGATGTCGTTGAAGTCGTTGACGTAGAGGCTGACCACCGGCGCCAGCGACGCCTGGGCCTGCGCGACGACCGCCGCCATGCCGTGGCTGCCAAGTCCGCGGCCGCGCAGCTCCGGGTCGACCCACACCCCCTGCACCTGGCAGGCGTCGCGCGCCAGCGCACCGATCTCAGCCTTGAACACGACCCGGCCATCGTCGATCCGGGCGAAGGCCCGGCCCTGGCCGATCAGCTCGGCGATCCTCGCGCGGTACAGGGCGCCGCCGTCCGCCGCAACCGGGGAGACCCCCACCTCCTCGGTGAACATGGCGATGCAGGCCGGGAGCAGGATGTCCAGCTCCTCGAGCCGCACCGGGCGCACGGCAGGATCACCGGCCAACCGCGGCGGTCGGCCGATGGTCAGCAGCGGCTGGCGCTCCCGGACCTCGCGCGGCCGCCCCCAGGACGGCCCGAGCAGTCGCCAAAGCGGCGCCACCATCTCGGCCGGCCCGACGATCGACGAGCAACGCCGACCCTGCCGACGGGCCCGGTCGGCGAACGCCCGGATCGCCGCGTCGTCAGCACCGACCGGGACCAGGTTGGCTCCGGCGTAGCAGAGCGCGGACAACCGGCCGTCGCCCGGGTGTCCCCACACCTCGGCGCCGAGCCGCCAGGGGTCAAGGCCGACCGCGTCGATCCGGGAGCGGACGAAGACGTTGGCGATCGGATCGCGGTCGAGCAGATCGAGCGCGACCGGCAGGTCCCGGTCGTCCAGCACCCGCAGTGGCACGGTTCGCAACATCGGGTCAGCGCTCCGTCTCAGCTGACCGAGACGGCCGGCTCTCCCGAGGCCACCCCGGCGGCCTCCATCTCGGCAGCGATCTTCAGCGCCTCCTCGATGAGGGTCTCGACGATGGCCGCCTCCGGAACGGTTTTCACGACCTGCCCCTTGACGAAGATCTGCCCCTTACCGTTACCGGAGGCGACCCCGAGATCGGCCTCTCGAGCCTCCCCGGGTCCGTTGACGACGCAGCCCATCACGGCAACCCGGATCGGGACGGTCATCCCCTCCAGGCCGGCCTGGACCTGTTCGGCGAGGGTGTAGACGTCGACCTGAGCCCGTCCGCAGGACGGGCAGGACACGATCTCCAACCGGCGCTGCCGCAGGCCGAGCGACTCGAGGATCGCCAGCCCGACCTTGACCTCCTCGACCGGGGGGGCCGACAGCGAGACCCGGATCGTGTCGCCGATCCCCTCGGCGAGCAGCGCGCCGAAGGCGACGGCGGATTTCACCGTGCCCTGGAAGGTCGGCCCGGCCTCGGTGACGCCGAGGTGCAGCGGGTAGTCGCACCGGGCGGCGAGCAGCCGATAGGCCTGGATCATCACCACCGGGTCGTGGTGCTTGACCGAAATCTTGAGGTCACGGTAGCCGTGCTCCTCGAACAGCGACGCCTCCCACAGCGCGGACTCGGCGAGCGCCTCCGGCGTGGCCTTGCCGTACTTATCCAGCAGGCGCTTGTCGAGCGAGCCGGCGTTGACTCCGATGCGGATCGGGATTCCGGCGTCGCCCGCGGCCTTCGCGATCTCCCCGATCCGGTCGTCGAACTTCTTGATGTTTCCGGGGTTGACCCGGACCGCGGCACATCCGGCGTCGATCGCGGCGAACACGTACCGCGGCTGAAAGTGGATGTCGGCAATGACCGGGATCTGCGAGTGCTTCGCGATCTCGCCCAGCGCCTCGGCGTCGTCGGTGTCCGGCACGGCGACCCGGACGATCTCGCAGCCCGCGGCGGTCAGCTCGGCGATCTGCTGAAGGGTGGCGTCGACGTCCGCGGTCTTCGTCGTCGTCATCGACTGCACGGAGACCGGCGCGCCACCGCCGACCGGGACCCGCCCGACATGGATCTGCCGACTCTCCCGGCGCGGCGCGAGCGGCGGCGGCGGGATCGGCGGCATCCCGAGCGGGATCGAGGTCATGGCTCCTATCCGGAGAGGTTGAGCGGGTGGGCGATGTCGGCGTAGAGCAGAACCGCCGCGACCCCGACGAACAGCACGACGAAAGCGTACGTGAGCGGCAGGACCTTGTTGATGTCGACGCGACCGGGATCCCCACGGCGCAGCAGCCGGTACAGCCGGCGGCGCAGGCCCTCGAAGGCCAGGATCGCGATGTGGCCGCCGTCGAGTGGCAGCAGCGGAAGCAGGTTGAAGATGCCGATGAAGAAGTTGAGCTGCGCCATGATCGAGAGGAACTGACCGACCCTGAGGTGCAGCGGTACCCGGGAGGCACTGGCGATCTGCCCGCTCACGTTGGCCACCCCGAGGACGCTGAGCGCGCCGTTCGGACTGCGCTTGCCGGCCAGGTCTTCGCGCAGCGTGGATGGCAGGCTGGCGAGGGCCTTCCCGGTGGCGCTCAGGTAGAAGCCGAGCGAACCGAACGTGCGGGGCACCGCCGCCAGTGGGCCGTACGTCGGATACACCCCGGTCGCGGAGACCGCGATCCCGATCCGGCCGATCGTCCCGTTCCCCTGCCGAACGGCCACGGGCGTGACGCTCACCGCGACCCGGGCGCCGTGGCGGATCACCGTCAGCCCGAGCGGACGGCCGACGTGGGAGGTCACCGCGCCCGTCAATTGGGTCGGGTCCGTGAGCGGATGCCCGTCCACAGCGACGATCCGATCGCCCGCGAGCAGCTTTCCCTGCGCCGGCGCGGCCGGCGCCCCGGGCGGGCAGCCCCGCTGGGTGTCACCGACCGTGACGCACGGGGTGACGCCGCCGACGGAGACCTGCTGCTGGGTCGAGGTGAAGTCACCGGCGAACACGAGCACCAGATAGGTAAGCAGGATCGCCAGCACGAAGTGCACGAACGAGCCGGCGGCGAGCACCACGACTCGCTGCCGGGCCGGCTGCTTGTAGAAGACCCGGTCCTCGTCGCCCGGTTCGACCGCCTCGAGCGGCGTCATCCCCACGATCTTGACGAAGCCGCCGGCCGGGATGGCCTTGATCCCGTACTCGGTTTCGCCGCGCCGGAACGACAAGAGGGTGGGCCCGAAGCCGACGAAGAATCGGGTCGCCTTCATGCCGTAGTGCTTCGCGGTCACGAAGTGCCCGGCCTCATGCAGCATGACCGAGGTGAGCAGCACGAACACGAAGGCGAGCACACCGACGGCGGTCATGCCTGGAACTCCTCGATCCGGGTGATCTCGCGGGCCCGCCGGCGGGCCCAGCCGTCGGCTTCTAGGACATCGGCAAGTCGCAGCCCGGACTGGTGGGGCAGGTGCTCGGCGACGACCCGCTCGACGGTGTCGACGATGTCGAGGAAGCCGAGCCGACCGGCGAGGAATGCGGCGACGCACACCTCGTTCGCCGCGTTGTACGCGGCCGGCAGGGTGCCGCCTCCGGCGCCGACCTCCCGGGCCAGCCGCACGGCCGGGAAAGTCTGCTCGTCGAGCGGCTCGAACTGCCAACAGGCCGCCGCGGTCCAGTCCAGCGCGGGGGCGGCGTCGGGCACCCGGTCCGGCCAGCCCAGGGCGAGCGCGATCGGCAGTCGCATGTCCGGAGGCGAGGCCTGCGCGATCGTCGCTCCGTCGCTGAATTCCACCAGCGAATGCACCACCGACTGCGGATGGACAACCACGTCGATCCGGTCCAGCGGGATCCCGAACAGCAGGTTCGCCTCGATCACCTCGAGACCTTTGTTCACCAGCGTCGCCGAGTTCACCGTTACCAGCGGGCCCATGTCCCACGTCGGATGCGCGAGCGCCTCCGCGGGGGTGACCGCACCCAGCTCGGACCTGGTCCGGCCGCGGAACGGACCCCCGCTGGCCGTGAGGACCAGGCGGCGCACCTCGCCAGGGGAGCCGCCACGCAGGCACTGCGCCAGCGCCGAGTGCTCGGAGTCCACCGCCACGATCCGGTCCACCCGGTCGGCGATTAGCGGGCCGCCGATGATGAGCGACTCCTTGTTCGCGAGCGCGAGCCGGCGCCCGGCGTCGAGCGCGGCGAGCGTGGCACCCAGGCCGGCGGCGCCGGCGACGGCGTTGAGCACGACGTCGCAGGGCCAGCCGGCCAACTCGGCGACGGCGTCCGGGCCGACCAGCAGCTTTACCCCACCGTTCAGCGCGTCGCGCACCGCCGCCGCCGCCTCGGGGCGGCTTACCGCGACCACCTCCGCCCCGGTCCGGGCCGCCTGGGCGGCGAGCTGCGCGGGGTCCGAACCGGCGGCCGCGAGCCCGATGACGCGGAACCGCTCCGGATTGCGCGCGACGACGTCGAGGGCCTGCCGGCCGATCGAGCCGGTGCTACCGAGCAGCACGACGTCGCGGGTCACCGGTCAAGTGTCCCATCCGCGGCCGCAGGTCCCCGGCCGGAACCACGCCGCCCGCGGGCTCAGCCGCTCGCGGGCTCAGCCGCTCGCGGCAGCCAGCTGCCCGCAGGCCCCGTCGATATCGCGGCCCCTGGTGTCCCGGACCGTTGTCGCGATGCCGTGGCCCTCCAGCCTTCGGACGAACTCGCGCTGCGCAGCCGGTCGGGACGCCGTCCACGCGCTACCGGGCGTCGGATTGAGCGGGATGAGATTGACATGGGCCAGCCGGCCGGCGAGCAATTCGCCGAGCAGGTCGGCACGCCAGCCCTGGTCGTTGATGTCGCGGATCAAGGCGTACTCGACGGAGAACCGTCGCCCGGTGACCGCGGCGTAGTCGACGGCTGCGGCGATCACGTCGGCGACGGGCCACCGGGTGTTCACCGGTACCAGGGTGTTCCGCAGCTCATCGTCCGGCGCGTGCAACGAGACTGCGAGCGTGATCTGCAACCCCTCCGAGCTCAGCCGGCGGATCGCGGGGACCAGCCCTACCGTGCTCACCGTGATCGAGCGCTGCCCGAGGCCGAGGCCGTGCGGGCGCGGATCGGTGAGCCGGCGGACGGCCGCGAGGACCGCCCGGTAGTTGGCCAGCGGCTCCCCCATCCCCATGAAGACGACGTTGCTCACCCGGGCCGGGGCGCCGGCGAGCTCGCCACGGCCGAGAGCACGGGCCGCCGCGACCACCTGCTCGACGATTTCGGCGGTGCTGAGGTTGCGGGTGAGCCCCGCCTGCCCGGTAGCGCAGAACGGGCAGCCCATCCCGCAGCCGGCCTGGCTAGACACGCAAACGGTCACCCGCTCCGGGTAACGCATGACCACCGATTCGATCAGCGTCCCGTCCAGGCCCCGCCACAGCGTCTTGCGGGTGGCCCCGCGGTCGCTGGACAGGTGGCGCACGGCGGTCAACAGGTCGGGCAGCATGGCCGCCGCCAGCGGACCCCGCTCGGCGGCCGGGATGTCGGTCATCGCGTCCGGGTCATCGCCGAGGCGGGAGAAGTAGTGCCGGGCAAGCTGATCCGCCCGGTAGGCCGGGGCGCCGAGAACCGTCACCGCGGCCCGCCGCTGCTCAGGGGTGAGGTCGGCGAGATGGCGGGGCGGTCGCGCGGCGCGGGTGGGCATCGCCCGCCAGTCTCACACGAAGCCGGAGCCCTCATGATCCACACCGATGGGGCCCGTTCCCGCTCGCCAAGCCGCGAGTGTGCAATTTCCGACAGCGTCCACGCGTGGACCTTGTCGGAAATTGCACACTCGCGCCGGTCTACCCCGGCTAGCGGGCTCAGTGGTGCACGTGCGGGACGAACGCGCTGAGCAGCAGCCAGGCGACCGGGGCGCTCGGGAGCAACGAGTCGAGCCGGTCCATCAGTCCGCCGTGGCCGGGCAACACGCGGCCCATGTCCTTGACCCCGAGATCCCGCTTGATCATCGACTCTCCGAGGTCCCCGAGGGTCGCGGTGCAGACCATGGCCAGGCCGAATACCACGCCCTGCCAGACCGCCCCGCCGAGCAGGAACGGCACCGTCAACCCGCCGAACGTCGCGCATGCGATCGTCGAGCCGGCAAATCCCTCCCAGGATTTCTTGGGGCTGATCGTGGGGGCCATGAGATGCCGCCCGGCGAGGACACCTGCGGCATACCCGCCGACGTCGGAGCAGACGACCGTCGCGATGAACACCGTGACCCGGCGGGCACCGTCCGCCGGCACGACGAGCAGGATGGCGAACCCGGTCAGGAACGGCACGTACAGCAATGCGAACAATGCGGCAGCGATGTCGGGCAGCACGTGGGCGGGTCCCCCCGCGAGGCGCCAGACCACCACGGCAACCGCGGTCAGCAGCCCGGCGACGACCATGGCTTCGGAGCCGTCGACGTAGGCCAGGCACAACATCGCGGCGCTGCCGACGGCGAGCGGCACGAAGGGCGCTGCCGGGCCGGCCGAGCGCAGGGAATGCACGAGCTCCCACAGACCGACGCTGACCGCGGCGACGACGACGACGAGGAATGCCGGCCGGTACGTGTACAGCGTGCCCAGGAGCAACCCCCCGAGGGCGAGACCGACCCCGATCGCGACTGGCAGGTTCCGACCGGCCCGCCCCGGGGCAGCGGCAGCCGTGGGCTCGGTGTCGACGCCGGTCATCAGACTTCGAGCAGCTCGGTTTCCTTGTGCCGGAGAACGTCCTCGACCTGGGCCACATAGCCGTGGGTGAGGTCCTCCAGCTCCTTCTCCGCCCGCCGAACGTCGTCCTCGCCGGCCTCGCCATCCTTGACCAGCCGGTCGAGGGTGTCTTTGGCGTGTCGGCGGATGTTGCGGATCGCGATCCGGCCCTCTTCCGCCTTGTGCCGGGCAACCTTGATCAGCTCTTTGCGTCGCTCCTCCGTGAGCTGCGGGAACACGACCCGGATCAGGTTTCCGTCATTCGTGGGATTCACGCCGAGGTCGCTGTCCCGGATGGCCTTCTCGATCGCCCCGGTCGATCCCTTGTCATAGGGGCTGATCACGGCCATCCGCGGCTCCGGCACGTGAAATGAGGCCAGCTGATGGATCGGCGTGGGGGCCCCGTAGTAGTCGGCGACGAGCTTCTGGAACATCTGCGGCGACGCCCGCCCGGTGCGGAGCGTGGAAAGGTCCTCGCGGAGGACGTGCACCGCCTTCTCCATCTTCGCTTCGGCCTCGAGCAGAGTCTCGTCGATCACGTCGGCTCCTCCGAATGGGCGGAACGGCTCACGACGCCGGCGGGGCGATCAGCGTGCCGATCTTCTCCCCGCGCACCGCCCGGGAGACGCTGGCCTCCTCGAGCAGGTCGAACACCACCACCGGCAGGAAGTTGTCCATACATAGGCTGATCGCCGCCGCGTCCATGACCTTGAGCCCTCGGGCAAGCACCTCGGCATAGTCGAGCCGGTCGAAGCGCACCGCGTCGGGATGGGTCCGCGGATCGGCGTCGTAGACGCCGTCGACATGCGTCGCCTTGAGCAGGACTTGCGCGCCCACCTCCAGCGAGCGCTGAGCAGCGCAGGTGTCGGTGGAGAAGAACGGGGCACCCAGACCCGCACCGAAGATGACGACCCGCCCCTTTTCCATGTGTCGCACCGCCCGGCGCGGGATGTAAGGCTCGGCGACCTGACCCATCTGGATGGCGGTCTGCACCCGGGTCTCGACGCCGAGCTTCTCCAGGAAATCCTGCAACGCCAGGCAGTTCATCACCGTCCCGAGCATGCCCATGTAGTCGGCCCGGGCCCGGTCCATTCCCCGCTCCGCCAACTCGTGACCGCGGAAGAAGTTCCCCCCGCCGACGACGACAGCGGTCTGCACACCGCGGGCCACGACCTCGGCCAGCTGCCGAGAGATCGCCTGGACCACGTCCGGGTCGACCCCGAGGCGGCCGCCGCCGAAGACCTCACCGGACAGTTTCAGCATGACCCGGGTCCATACCGGAGCGTCGTGCGTTTCGGCCGCCCGAGGCGTCACGGCGCCCTCCTCGCTGGTCATGGTGATAGGGAGTCTGCCCTACGCCTCGCCGACCTTGAAGCGGGCGAAACGCACCAAGCTGAGGCCACCCTCCTCGAGGATCTGGCCGACCGTGCGCTTGTTGTCCTTCACGAAGGCCTGCTCGAGCAGGACTACCTCCTTGTAGAAGCCACTCACCCGACCTTCGACGATCTTGGAGAGCGCAGCCTCCGGCTTGCCCTCCTCGCGGGCCAGCTGCTCCGCGATCCGCCGCTCGGTCTCCACCGTGCCGGCCGGAACCTCGTCCCGGGCAAGGAACTGCGGGGCGGCCCAGGACACGTGCTTCGCAAGGTCGCTGGCCAGCTCCGCGTTCTCGCCGCCGAGCTCGACGAGGACCCCGATGGTCGGGGGCAGGTCGGGGCTCGTGCGGTGCAGGTAGGCCGCCACGTACGCACCTTCGAAGGTGACGAAGCGGTTGACCTCGAGTTTCTCGCTGAGCGCTATCCCGGCTTCGCTGAGATGGGCTTCGACCGTAATGTCCTCGGCACCGGCCAACGGGCCGCCCAGCAGCTCCGCGACGTCCGCCGGGCGCCGTTCGACGACAGTGCGCAGGACGTCGGCAGCGAGCGCTTGAAACCGCTCGCTCTTCGCGACGAAATCGGTCTCGCAGTTCAGCTCGAGCAGGGTGCCTGCGCGGGTGCCGTCGAGCCAGGCGGTGACCAGCCCGTTGGAGGCGGTTCGCTCCCCACGCTTGACGACGCCCTTGAGACCTTTGAGGCGGAGGCTTTCGATCGCCTTGTCGAAGTCGCCGTCAGCGGCGACGAGCGCCTGCTTCGTGTCGGACATGCCAGCGCCGGTCAACTCCCGGAGCTTCTTGATGTCAGCCGTCGTGATCTCAGCCATGACTCACTTCCGTCGTCGCAGGTCAGGGGGTCGGGAAACCGGGGCAGGCGATCAGGCCTCGGAGGGGGGGCCCTCACCGGCCGGCGTCTGCTCCGCATCGGATGCCGCGGCCCGGTCGGGTTCCTCGGCCGGGGGGATGGACGCGCCATCCGCCGCCGCGGTTTGCGCATCGGCACCGGCCGGAGCCGCCGACGGGGCCTGTCCGGCGAGCAATTCGCGCTCCCAGTCGGGAAGCGGCTCCTCACCGGCAAGTTCCGCCGCCGGCTCGGGCTTCTCCTCGGCGCTGGCCAGACCCGCCCTGGCGATCAGGCCTTCGGCGACCGCGTCGGCGATCACCCGGGTCAGCAGGGTGACTGACCGGATCGCGTCGTCGTTGCCGGGGATCGCGTAATCCACCTCGTCCGGGTCACAGTTGGTGTCGAGGATCGCAACCACCGGAATGCCGAGCTTGCGTGCCTCCCCGACCGCGATGTGCTCCTTCTTCGTATCGACGATCCACACCGCACTGGGAAGCCGGCCCATGTCCCGGATCCCGCCGAGCGAACGGTCGAGCTTCTCCCGCTCGCGTTGGAGCTGCAGCGACTCCTTCTTGGTCCGGACCTGGGTGTCCCCGGTCTGCTCGATCACCTCGAGCTCCTTCAGTCGCTGGAGCCGCTGGTAGACGGTGGAGAAGTTCGTGAGCATCCCCCCGAGCCAGCGCTGGTTCACGTAGGGCATCCCCACCCGGCGGGCCTGATCGGCGATCGATTCCTGGCCCTGCTTCTTCGTGCCGACGAACAGGATGGATCCGCCGTGAGCGACCGTCTCCTTGACGAAGTCGTACGCCCGGTCGATGAACGCCAGCGACTGCTGGAGATCGATGATGTAGATGCCATTGCGCTCGGTGAAGATGAATCGCTTCATCTTCGGGTTCCACCGTCGGGTCTGATGCCCGAAGTGAACGCCGCTCTCGAGCAGCTGGCGCATGGTGACGACGGCCACGGCCGGAAGCCCCTTCCAGCGCCCGCACCGGGGCGCGCTCGGTTCGTCGCGGCGGCCGGTGGCCGCCGCCCTGGCGCCCCGCCGTGGGCCACCGTCTCCAGTGGACCGAGCAGACCGGCACCGGCACGAGGCCGGGTGGGCGCGCGATTGTCAGCCCACGGGTACGCGGGCTGCAGGGTGCAGTGTACGGGAGGCGGCAGCGCCGCGCTCAGTCCCGACCCTCGGCGAGCTTGCCGCGAAGCTGGAGCACGGCCTTCGTATGCATCTGGCAGATCCGGCTCTCGGTTACGCCGAGCACTTGACCGATCTCGGCGAGCGTCAAGCCCTCGTAGTAGTACAGCGTGACGACGATCTTCTCCCGCTCGGGAAGCATGTTGATGGCCCGAGCCAGCAGGTACTTCGTCTCCTCGGTTTCGAATGCCGCTACCGGATCCTCCGCCCGGGTGTCCTCGAGCGTGTCCACCAGCGAGAGCTTGTCCCCGCGCTCGCCACCGACGTTGAGCAACTCGTCGAGGGCCACGACGTTGACGAACGACACCTGGCTGAAGATCGTGTGCAGCTCGTCGAGGGTGAGCCCGAGCTCATTCGCGACCTCCCCCTCGGTCGGCGTACGGCTGAGCTTGCCTTCGAGCGCGGCGTAGGCGCGTTCGACCTCACGCGCCTTGTAGCGCACCGAGCGCGGGATCCAGTCGATCGCCCGCAACTCGTCGATGATGGCGCCCTTGATCCGACTTATGGCGTAGGTCTCGAACTTGATCGCCCGACTCAGGTCGAACTTCTCAATCGCGTCGATGAGCCCGAAGATGCCGTAGCTCACCAGATCGGCCTGCTCGATGTTCGACGGCAACCCAACGCCGACCCGCCCGGCGACGTATTTCACCAGCGGTGAGTAGTGCAGGATCAAGCGCTCCCGAAGGTGCGCCTCGCCCCCGGCTTTGAACTCGCGCCAAAGCTGGCCGATCGCAGCATCGACCGCAGCCGGGTCTGGTTCTAGGCTGCCCGGTTCGTCCGGGGTGTCCGCCACGGTCGCCGCGGAAGCCGCTGAGGCGCCGCCCGCGCGTGCGCGTCCCCGAACTTCACGCCCTGGGGTGCGCCCGGTCATAGGTGGCCTTCAGTCGGTCGATGGACACGTGGGTGTATATCTGCGTTGTTGCGAGCGTAGCGTGACCGAGCAGTTCCTGGACGCTTCTCAGGTCAGCTCCGCCTTCCAGCAGATGTGTGGCCGCCGTGTGTCGCAGCCCGTGCGGTCCCATGTCCGGGGCGCCCGGGACGGCCGACAGCCGGGCATGGACGACGCGCCGAACGGTGCGCGGGTCGATCCGCCCCCCCCGGGCGCCGAG
The nucleotide sequence above comes from Mycobacteriales bacterium. Encoded proteins:
- the rlmN gene encoding 23S rRNA (adenine(2503)-C(2))-methyltransferase RlmN yields the protein MPTRAARPPRHLADLTPEQRRAAVTVLGAPAYRADQLARHYFSRLGDDPDAMTDIPAAERGPLAAAMLPDLLTAVRHLSSDRGATRKTLWRGLDGTLIESVVMRYPERVTVCVSSQAGCGMGCPFCATGQAGLTRNLSTAEIVEQVVAAARALGRGELAGAPARVSNVVFMGMGEPLANYRAVLAAVRRLTDPRPHGLGLGQRSITVSTVGLVPAIRRLSSEGLQITLAVSLHAPDDELRNTLVPVNTRWPVADVIAAAVDYAAVTGRRFSVEYALIRDINDQGWRADLLGELLAGRLAHVNLIPLNPTPGSAWTASRPAAQREFVRRLEGHGIATTVRDTRGRDIDGACGQLAAASG
- a CDS encoding phosphatidate cytidylyltransferase, whose amino-acid sequence is MTGVDTEPTAAAAPGRAGRNLPVAIGVGLALGGLLLGTLYTYRPAFLVVVVAAVSVGLWELVHSLRSAGPAAPFVPLAVGSAAMLCLAYVDGSEAMVVAGLLTAVAVVVWRLAGGPAHVLPDIAAALFALLYVPFLTGFAILLVVPADGARRVTVFIATVVCSDVGGYAAGVLAGRHLMAPTISPKKSWEGFAGSTIACATFGGLTVPFLLGGAVWQGVVFGLAMVCTATLGDLGESMIKRDLGVKDMGRVLPGHGGLMDRLDSLLPSAPVAWLLLSAFVPHVHH
- the frr gene encoding ribosome recycling factor, which codes for MIDETLLEAEAKMEKAVHVLREDLSTLRTGRASPQMFQKLVADYYGAPTPIHQLASFHVPEPRMAVISPYDKGSTGAIEKAIRDSDLGVNPTNDGNLIRVVFPQLTEERRKELIKVARHKAEEGRIAIRNIRRHAKDTLDRLVKDGEAGEDDVRRAEKELEDLTHGYVAQVEDVLRHKETELLEV
- the pyrH gene encoding UMP kinase produces the protein MTSEEGAVTPRAAETHDAPVWTRVMLKLSGEVFGGGRLGVDPDVVQAISRQLAEVVARGVQTAVVVGGGNFFRGHELAERGMDRARADYMGMLGTVMNCLALQDFLEKLGVETRVQTAIQMGQVAEPYIPRRAVRHMEKGRVVIFGAGLGAPFFSTDTCAAQRSLEVGAQVLLKATHVDGVYDADPRTHPDAVRFDRLDYAEVLARGLKVMDAAAISLCMDNFLPVVVFDLLEEASVSRAVRGEKIGTLIAPPAS
- the tsf gene encoding translation elongation factor Ts — encoded protein: MAEITTADIKKLRELTGAGMSDTKQALVAADGDFDKAIESLRLKGLKGVVKRGERTASNGLVTAWLDGTRAGTLLELNCETDFVAKSERFQALAADVLRTVVERRPADVAELLGGPLAGAEDITVEAHLSEAGIALSEKLEVNRFVTFEGAYVAAYLHRTSPDLPPTIGVLVELGGENAELASDLAKHVSWAAPQFLARDEVPAGTVETERRIAEQLAREEGKPEAALSKIVEGRVSGFYKEVVLLEQAFVKDNKRTVGQILEEGGLSLVRFARFKVGEA
- the rpsB gene encoding 30S ribosomal protein S2 — protein: MAVVTMRQLLESGVHFGHQTRRWNPKMKRFIFTERNGIYIIDLQQSLAFIDRAYDFVKETVAHGGSILFVGTKKQGQESIADQARRVGMPYVNQRWLGGMLTNFSTVYQRLQRLKELEVIEQTGDTQVRTKKESLQLQREREKLDRSLGGIRDMGRLPSAVWIVDTKKEHIAVGEARKLGIPVVAILDTNCDPDEVDYAIPGNDDAIRSVTLLTRVIADAVAEGLIARAGLASAEEKPEPAAELAGEEPLPDWERELLAGQAPSAAPAGADAQTAAADGASIPPAEEPDRAAASDAEQTPAGEGPPSEA
- the whiG gene encoding RNA polymerase sigma factor WhiG, with product MADTPDEPGSLEPDPAAVDAAIGQLWREFKAGGEAHLRERLILHYSPLVKYVAGRVGVGLPSNIEQADLVSYGIFGLIDAIEKFDLSRAIKFETYAISRIKGAIIDELRAIDWIPRSVRYKAREVERAYAALEGKLSRTPTEGEVANELGLTLDELHTIFSQVSFVNVVALDELLNVGGERGDKLSLVDTLEDTRAEDPVAAFETEETKYLLARAINMLPEREKIVVTLYYYEGLTLAEIGQVLGVTESRICQMHTKAVLQLRGKLAEGRD